The following are from one region of the Synechococcus sp. CBW1108 genome:
- a CDS encoding peroxiredoxin: protein MTLQLGDTVPDFTQDSQLGPINLYDFAGDSWVVLFSHPADYTPVCTTELGEVSRLRPEWDKRNVKTIALSVDSAESHNGWICDINETQNTSVDYPILADADKKVADLYGMIHPNSLNNLTVRSVFIIDPNKKLRLQITYPASTGRNFHEILRVIDSLQLTDHHSVATPVNWTDGEDCVVVPSISTEDARAKFPKGVTEIKPYLRMTPQPNK, encoded by the coding sequence ATGACCCTCCAACTCGGCGATACCGTTCCCGACTTCACCCAAGACTCCCAACTGGGTCCGATCAACCTCTACGACTTCGCCGGTGACAGCTGGGTGGTGCTGTTCTCCCACCCCGCCGACTACACCCCGGTGTGCACCACCGAGCTGGGTGAGGTGTCCCGGCTGCGCCCCGAATGGGACAAGCGCAATGTCAAAACCATCGCCCTGAGCGTGGATTCGGCCGAGAGCCACAACGGCTGGATCTGCGACATCAACGAGACCCAGAACACCAGCGTCGACTACCCGATCCTGGCTGATGCCGACAAAAAGGTGGCCGATCTCTACGGGATGATCCACCCCAATTCCCTCAACAACCTGACGGTGCGCTCGGTGTTCATCATCGATCCCAACAAGAAGCTGCGCCTGCAGATCACCTATCCCGCCAGCACCGGCCGGAATTTCCACGAAATCCTGCGGGTGATCGACTCCCTCCAGCTCACCGACCACCACTCTGTGGCCACCCCGGTGAACTGGACCGACGGCGAGGACTGCGTGGTGGTGCCCTCGATCTCCACCGAAGACGCCCGGGCCAAGTTCCCCAAGGGCGTCACCGAGATCAAGCCCTACCTGCGCATGACCCCCCAGCCCAACAAGTGA
- a CDS encoding anhydro-N-acetylmuramic acid kinase, translating into MRVLGLMSGTSADGVDGVLASFAGPPRRPRWRIEAHHFSPYPTDLQRRLIALGQGQPLSSAELVELAEAVTEEQARAARACDPGGRASLVGCHGQTIWHRPPQQGRRGASWQLLQGPLLAELLGRPVVFDFRSADLALGGQGAPLVPPADQALLGRCGGWRAVLNLGGISNLTLIPPATGPERHQSVRGWDCGPANTLLDLATRHFSGGQLAYDADGAWARQGRSDETLIQLWLREPYFQAQPPKSTGRELFGQDDLERRLAQLEDRPPADALATLTGFSAAVVGQELGHGPQPIEMLVAGGGCRNGLLMGQLVERCRGLIVRPLAELGIAEAEREALVFAMLAWWHVRGHRGNAPSVTGARKAAVLGLCARPQASAWPM; encoded by the coding sequence ATGCGGGTGCTGGGGTTGATGAGTGGCACCAGCGCCGATGGCGTGGATGGGGTGCTGGCCAGCTTTGCCGGCCCGCCCCGGCGGCCGCGCTGGAGAATTGAGGCCCACCACTTCAGCCCCTACCCCACCGACCTGCAACGGCGGCTGATCGCCCTGGGGCAGGGCCAGCCCCTTAGCTCAGCGGAGCTGGTGGAGCTGGCCGAAGCGGTCACAGAAGAACAGGCCCGGGCAGCCCGGGCCTGTGATCCCGGCGGCAGGGCCAGCCTGGTTGGCTGCCATGGCCAGACCATCTGGCATCGCCCGCCCCAGCAGGGCAGGCGAGGGGCCAGCTGGCAACTGCTGCAGGGCCCGCTGCTGGCCGAGCTGCTCGGCAGGCCGGTGGTGTTTGATTTTCGCAGCGCCGACCTGGCCTTAGGCGGCCAGGGCGCCCCCCTGGTGCCGCCCGCAGACCAGGCCCTGCTGGGCCGCTGCGGCGGCTGGCGGGCAGTGCTGAATCTTGGCGGCATCTCCAATCTCACCTTGATCCCCCCCGCCACGGGACCCGAGCGCCACCAGAGCGTGCGGGGCTGGGACTGTGGCCCCGCCAACACCCTGCTGGATCTGGCCACCCGTCACTTCAGCGGTGGCCAGCTGGCCTACGACGCCGATGGGGCCTGGGCCCGGCAGGGACGGAGCGATGAAACCCTGATCCAGCTCTGGCTTCGGGAGCCCTACTTCCAGGCCCAGCCACCGAAATCCACCGGCCGAGAACTCTTTGGCCAGGACGACCTGGAGCGGCGACTGGCCCAACTCGAAGACAGGCCGCCAGCGGATGCCCTGGCCACCCTGACCGGTTTCAGTGCGGCGGTAGTGGGCCAGGAGCTGGGCCACGGCCCCCAGCCGATTGAGATGCTCGTGGCCGGAGGAGGATGCCGTAACGGGCTGCTGATGGGCCAATTGGTCGAGCGCTGCCGCGGCCTGATCGTGCGGCCGCTGGCGGAGCTGGGCATTGCAGAGGCCGAGCGCGAAGCCCTTGTCTTTGCAATGCTCGCCTGGTGGCATGTGCGCGGCCATCGCGGCAACGCGCCTTCTGTAACCGGTGCCCGCAAAGCCGCCGTGCTGGGCCTGTGCGCCAGACCCCAGGCCTCAGCCTGGCCGATGTAG
- a CDS encoding ABC-F family ATP-binding cassette domain-containing protein: MSLHQARIGTSTPTPHPVLRLERIGKIYPTGEVLRDVTWEVKVGDRIGLVGVNGAGKSTQMKIIAGLEEASSGLVVKQGEPRIAYLQQEFDVDPQRSVREELFQAFGEAAEVLLRKHQVEQAMASEQAATDPDHLDGLIHELGRLHSRFEALHGYELDARIDKLLPTIGFTPEGAEQLVGDFSGGWQMRIALGKILLQEPDLLLLDEPTNHLDMETIQWLEGYLVEQTAALVVISHDRTFLDRVCNQIVETERGVSRTYLANYSQHLEQKALEREASQAAFERQQKELGAQQAYIDRFRASATRSTQAKSREKLLDKVERVQAPIESVSGPRFRFPPAPRSGRLVAEIRDLSHSYGDQILFLDANLEIERGDRIAFVGPNGAGKSTLLRLIMGSERPEGGLAQLGEHNILAGYFEQNQAEALELSKTVINTIFEVVPDWTQTQVRSLLGSFCFSNESVFKEAGQLSGGEKARLALALMLLTPCNLLVLDEPTNHLDIPAKQMLEDALIEYEGAALLVSHDRYFISRVANRIVEIRDGQLVLYRGDYAYYLSRKNEEAELARQAAETKRKAAKRTSRKPQGKAG, from the coding sequence ATGAGTCTGCACCAGGCCCGAATCGGCACCTCCACCCCAACCCCCCATCCCGTGCTCCGCCTCGAACGAATCGGCAAGATCTACCCCACCGGCGAGGTCCTGCGCGATGTCACCTGGGAAGTGAAGGTTGGCGACCGAATCGGCCTGGTGGGCGTCAACGGAGCCGGCAAATCCACCCAGATGAAGATCATCGCCGGGCTCGAGGAGGCCAGCAGCGGCCTGGTGGTGAAGCAGGGGGAGCCCCGCATCGCCTATCTGCAGCAGGAATTTGACGTTGACCCCCAGCGCAGCGTGCGGGAAGAGCTCTTCCAGGCATTCGGCGAAGCCGCTGAGGTGCTGCTCCGCAAGCACCAGGTGGAGCAGGCCATGGCCAGCGAGCAGGCCGCAACCGATCCAGATCACCTCGATGGGCTGATCCACGAGCTTGGTCGGCTGCACAGCCGTTTCGAAGCCCTGCATGGCTACGAGCTCGATGCCCGGATCGACAAGCTGCTCCCCACGATCGGCTTCACCCCGGAGGGGGCCGAGCAACTGGTGGGGGATTTTTCCGGCGGCTGGCAGATGCGCATTGCCCTGGGCAAGATCCTTCTGCAGGAGCCCGATCTGCTGCTGCTCGACGAGCCAACCAACCACCTCGACATGGAGACAATCCAGTGGCTCGAGGGCTATCTGGTGGAGCAGACGGCAGCCCTGGTTGTGATCAGCCATGACCGCACCTTCCTGGATCGGGTGTGCAACCAGATCGTTGAAACCGAAAGGGGGGTGTCGCGCACCTATCTGGCCAACTACAGCCAGCATCTCGAACAAAAGGCGCTCGAGCGCGAAGCCAGCCAAGCAGCCTTCGAGCGGCAACAGAAGGAGTTGGGCGCCCAACAGGCCTATATCGACAGGTTCCGAGCCAGCGCCACCCGCTCTACCCAGGCCAAGAGCCGCGAGAAACTGCTCGACAAGGTTGAGCGGGTGCAGGCCCCGATCGAAAGTGTCAGTGGTCCGCGCTTCCGCTTCCCCCCAGCCCCCCGCTCAGGGCGCCTGGTGGCAGAGATCCGCGACCTCAGCCACAGCTACGGCGACCAGATCCTCTTTCTCGACGCCAACCTGGAGATCGAGCGGGGCGATCGCATCGCCTTCGTGGGCCCCAACGGGGCAGGGAAGTCGACCCTGCTGCGCCTGATCATGGGCAGTGAACGCCCCGAGGGAGGCCTGGCCCAGCTCGGTGAGCACAACATCCTGGCCGGATACTTCGAGCAAAATCAGGCAGAGGCCCTGGAGCTCTCCAAGACGGTCATCAATACGATTTTCGAGGTTGTGCCCGATTGGACCCAAACCCAGGTGCGCTCGCTGCTGGGCAGCTTCTGCTTCAGCAACGAGAGCGTGTTCAAGGAAGCCGGCCAGCTCTCGGGTGGCGAAAAGGCGCGGCTGGCCCTGGCCCTGATGCTGCTCACTCCCTGCAACCTGCTGGTGCTCGATGAGCCCACCAACCACCTCGACATCCCAGCCAAGCAAATGCTGGAAGACGCCCTGATCGAATACGAGGGTGCTGCCCTGCTGGTCAGCCACGACCGCTATTTCATCTCACGGGTGGCCAACCGGATCGTGGAGATTCGCGATGGCCAGCTGGTGCTCTACCGGGGCGACTACGCCTACTACCTCAGCAGGAAAAACGAGGAGGCCGAGCTGGCCCGCCAGGCCGCCGAGACCAAGCGCAAGGCGGCCAAACGGACCTCTCGCAAACCCCAGGGGAAAGCAGGCTGA
- a CDS encoding trypsin-like peptidase domain-containing protein produces the protein MAAGLRTWPGLPSEVLAVGLVISAAVSPWGWVAARAQGAASADLARQSFVAAAVRRAGPAVVTIDTERTVLVPGGGMGGLPRGLLNDPLFRQFFGMPQQQQPSQRTERGQGSGFIFQVDGLILTNAHVVEKSSRVTVGLQDGRRVEGSVVGLDRLTDLAVVKLAGSGPWPVAPLGNSDGLQVGEWAIAVGNPYGLDNTVTMGIISNLNRNASKLGITDKRLDLIQTDAAINPGNSGGPLLNAEGEVIGINTLVRTGPGAGLGFAIPINRAREIARQLIATGRVAHPVIGIGLEAVKPGDGTGLSQGVRVMSVQAGSPAFRAGLQQGDVILAAAGKATASPIELVAAVEKAGVGGSLTLSVSRAGRQFEITVVPAQLGGSS, from the coding sequence ATGGCGGCTGGATTGCGCACTTGGCCCGGGCTCCCCTCCGAAGTGTTGGCGGTGGGCCTGGTAATTTCCGCAGCGGTGTCGCCCTGGGGATGGGTGGCTGCCCGGGCCCAGGGGGCAGCTTCAGCGGACCTGGCCCGCCAGTCGTTTGTGGCGGCAGCGGTGCGCCGGGCGGGGCCTGCGGTGGTCACAATTGACACCGAGCGCACCGTGCTGGTGCCCGGGGGCGGCATGGGCGGGTTACCGCGGGGGTTACTGAATGATCCCCTGTTCCGCCAGTTCTTCGGCATGCCCCAGCAGCAGCAGCCTTCCCAGCGCACCGAAAGGGGCCAGGGCAGCGGCTTTATTTTTCAGGTTGATGGCCTGATCCTCACCAATGCCCACGTGGTGGAGAAGAGCAGCCGGGTGACCGTGGGCCTGCAGGACGGCCGTCGGGTGGAGGGCTCGGTGGTGGGGTTGGATCGCCTCACCGACCTGGCGGTGGTTAAGTTGGCCGGCTCAGGGCCCTGGCCCGTCGCGCCCCTGGGCAATTCCGACGGGCTGCAGGTTGGCGAGTGGGCGATAGCAGTGGGCAATCCCTACGGACTCGATAACACGGTGACGATGGGCATCATCAGCAACCTCAACCGCAATGCCAGCAAGCTCGGCATTACCGACAAACGGCTCGATCTGATTCAGACCGATGCGGCCATCAATCCGGGTAACTCCGGGGGGCCCTTACTCAATGCGGAGGGGGAGGTGATCGGCATCAACACCCTGGTGCGCACCGGCCCTGGCGCTGGGCTGGGCTTTGCCATTCCGATTAATCGGGCCCGCGAAATTGCCCGCCAGCTGATTGCCACCGGCCGGGTTGCCCACCCGGTGATTGGGATCGGCCTTGAGGCTGTCAAGCCTGGCGATGGCACCGGCCTGAGCCAGGGGGTGCGGGTGATGTCGGTCCAGGCCGGCAGCCCGGCCTTCCGGGCTGGTTTGCAACAGGGAGATGTGATCCTGGCGGCAGCTGGCAAGGCCACTGCCAGCCCGATTGAGTTGGTGGCCGCTGTCGAGAAGGCTGGCGTTGGGGGCAGCTTGACCCTCAGCGTCAGTAGGGCTGGCCGGCAGTTTGAAATAACGGTGGTACCAGCCCAATTGGGTGGATCCTCCTGA
- a CDS encoding DUF2973 domain-containing protein, which translates to MNALVSQLLPLIYLACLVALLWQAFKVMGQGFRAIPRPGDPDAAGTLPNPSAAESPTDRTGRLTIHPELLDADGQLTDEDLLTVRFSGDNEQPAYPGDPN; encoded by the coding sequence ATGAATGCCCTGGTCTCCCAGCTCCTCCCCCTCATCTATTTGGCCTGCTTGGTGGCCCTGCTGTGGCAGGCCTTCAAAGTGATGGGGCAAGGTTTCCGGGCAATCCCCAGACCGGGCGATCCTGATGCGGCCGGCACCCTCCCCAACCCGTCTGCAGCCGAGTCCCCTACCGATCGCACCGGACGCTTGACCATCCATCCCGAGCTCCTCGATGCCGATGGCCAGCTAACCGACGAAGACCTGCTCACCGTGCGCTTCAGCGGTGACAACGAGCAGCCCGCTTACCCGGGTGACCCCAACTGA